One window of the Candidatus Desulfatibia profunda genome contains the following:
- a CDS encoding ATP-binding protein, whose product MEPWYKVATPRKEVRQGRSFNPDEFAIHLEQVINRSAPDDYRDPKKFFNRTCFTRALREHVGMVLRRLSGETANTAPVMTLITQFGGGKTHTLTALYHLVTSGEKATDYTGVAELLKAAGISSVPKAKVAAFVGNAWDPQDGRETPWIDIARQLAGDKGVQEIGTAAKTTPPGTEALNRVFKAAGGPVLLLFDEVLNFMNRHRSMADQFHAFIQNLTVATTGITQGAAVISLPRSQVEMTQWDMQWQDRITKVVRRVAKDLIANDEAEISEVVRRRLFEDIGSDRIRKNVSKTYADWCFERRAQLPPEWTAVDSATTESKAREYLRSRFEICYPFHPATLSVFQRKWQALPQYQQTRGTLAMLAQWISWAYRTGFTEARREPLITLGSAPLDISDFRSVVIGQLGESRLVAALDSDISGAQSHARALDADTKGALRNIYRRVGATILFESSGGQVDKVAHLPELRFALGEPNIDTTSIDNAAFAFEDKSYFIRRVGSDGFKISHQPTMKKVVSDRRASLDEETETKPVMKAIVKKEFDKGATIPIVSFPEDGTSVQDTPKLTLVVLDPDSEWTGTGLLRQQIAEWTKQRGKSPKLYPGSLVWCLKKPGRDFREKVELWLAWKRVHKEITEGTLGGDFDRADRAELHSKVTDAEEAARDEVWGGYRFAVIADNKEPDGLKTIDLGAGHSSGGETLCGRVISALKSQALLNESVGAGYIERNWPPALKESGAWPLASLRQSFLNGSLTRLLDPDAVLRTKIVEFVLRGDFGLASGKKPDEGYERVWFNESLASDEVSFESGVFLLLKSKAKSLKIAIEPIPGGGPELILGPEPEHESPSGPEPEPEPVSGPSLKTYRIIGDVPPEVWNRFGTKVLPKLRSGTDLKIGIDFFVNMEAGIAKSFETELKQILDDLGLSDRIKIE is encoded by the coding sequence ATGGAACCCTGGTATAAGGTTGCAACCCCACGCAAGGAAGTCCGTCAAGGGCGTTCGTTCAACCCTGACGAGTTTGCCATCCATCTGGAGCAGGTCATCAACCGGTCCGCTCCTGATGACTATCGCGACCCGAAAAAATTCTTCAACCGCACCTGTTTTACCCGGGCGCTACGCGAGCATGTCGGAATGGTATTGAGACGACTTTCCGGTGAAACGGCAAATACCGCTCCGGTCATGACGCTGATTACGCAGTTCGGCGGAGGCAAGACTCATACACTTACGGCGCTTTATCACCTTGTAACGTCGGGGGAAAAAGCAACAGATTATACAGGTGTGGCAGAACTGCTGAAAGCCGCGGGCATTTCATCCGTGCCGAAAGCCAAAGTAGCCGCTTTCGTGGGCAATGCGTGGGACCCGCAGGACGGCCGTGAAACACCCTGGATCGATATCGCCCGACAGCTTGCCGGAGACAAAGGCGTGCAGGAAATCGGCACTGCCGCCAAAACTACGCCACCGGGGACGGAAGCGCTGAATCGCGTTTTCAAGGCTGCGGGCGGCCCGGTGCTTCTGCTTTTTGATGAGGTGCTGAATTTCATGAATCGTCACCGTTCAATGGCCGATCAGTTTCACGCATTCATCCAGAATTTGACTGTGGCAACCACCGGCATCACTCAAGGCGCTGCGGTGATCAGCCTGCCGCGCAGCCAAGTGGAAATGACCCAGTGGGACATGCAATGGCAGGACAGGATCACCAAAGTCGTCCGACGGGTGGCCAAAGACCTTATTGCCAATGACGAAGCCGAAATCAGCGAAGTCGTCCGACGGCGTCTCTTTGAAGATATTGGGAGCGACCGCATTCGAAAGAACGTTTCCAAAACTTACGCAGACTGGTGCTTTGAGCGCCGCGCACAATTGCCGCCGGAGTGGACGGCAGTGGACAGTGCCACGACGGAAAGCAAGGCCAGGGAATACCTGCGCAGCCGCTTTGAAATCTGCTATCCATTTCATCCTGCGACATTGTCCGTTTTTCAACGCAAATGGCAGGCCCTTCCTCAATACCAGCAGACACGCGGAACACTGGCCATGCTCGCCCAGTGGATCTCCTGGGCATACCGTACCGGGTTTACCGAGGCCCGCCGCGAGCCCCTCATCACACTGGGTTCCGCTCCCCTGGACATCTCGGATTTCCGAAGCGTGGTGATTGGCCAACTCGGTGAATCACGACTTGTGGCAGCCCTTGACTCTGATATTTCAGGGGCGCAGTCCCATGCCCGGGCACTGGATGCCGATACGAAAGGCGCACTGCGCAACATCTACCGCCGTGTCGGCGCCACCATTCTGTTTGAGTCTTCCGGCGGTCAGGTGGATAAAGTTGCTCATCTGCCAGAACTGCGATTTGCGCTGGGAGAGCCCAACATCGACACGACGTCTATTGATAATGCAGCCTTTGCTTTTGAGGATAAATCTTATTTTATAAGGCGAGTTGGTTCGGACGGGTTTAAAATCAGCCACCAACCGACAATGAAAAAGGTTGTCAGCGACAGAAGGGCTTCACTTGACGAGGAGACTGAAACCAAACCTGTCATGAAGGCGATCGTTAAAAAGGAATTCGACAAGGGCGCGACCATCCCAATTGTTTCATTTCCGGAGGATGGCACTTCCGTGCAGGATACGCCGAAACTGACATTGGTTGTATTAGATCCGGATTCTGAGTGGACGGGGACCGGGTTGCTTCGTCAGCAGATTGCGGAATGGACAAAGCAGCGGGGAAAATCCCCCAAACTTTATCCTGGTTCTTTGGTCTGGTGTTTGAAAAAACCGGGACGTGATTTCCGTGAAAAGGTTGAACTGTGGCTGGCATGGAAGCGTGTTCACAAGGAAATAACGGAAGGGACACTTGGCGGAGATTTTGACCGTGCCGACCGTGCTGAATTACATTCAAAAGTGACTGATGCTGAAGAGGCGGCCAGAGATGAGGTGTGGGGCGGCTATCGTTTTGCGGTCATAGCTGATAATAAAGAACCTGATGGATTAAAGACCATTGACCTGGGAGCGGGGCATTCCAGCGGTGGAGAAACTCTGTGCGGGCGAGTGATTTCGGCACTGAAGTCGCAGGCATTGTTGAATGAGTCTGTGGGCGCTGGTTACATCGAGCGTAACTGGCCACCTGCGCTAAAGGAATCTGGTGCCTGGCCGCTCGCCAGCTTACGTCAAAGTTTTCTTAATGGCTCCCTGACCCGCTTGCTTGATCCGGATGCGGTTCTTCGAACCAAGATTGTCGAATTTGTTTTAAGGGGAGATTTCGGTCTGGCATCAGGCAAAAAACCTGATGAAGGATATGAGCGAGTCTGGTTTAATGAATCTTTGGCTTCAGATGAGGTCAGCTTCGAATCCGGTGTTTTCTTGCTCCTAAAGTCAAAAGCAAAGTCCTTGAAAATTGCAATCGAGCCTATTCCTGGCGGTGGCCCTGAACTTATTCTAGGACCCGAACCTGAACATGAATCGCCTTCAGGCCCGGAACCTGAACCGGAGCCCGTATCTGGTCCCAGCCTAAAAACATATCGAATTATTGGCGATGTGCCGCCCGAGGTATGGAATCGATTTGGTACGAAGGTGTTGCCAAAATTGCGCAGTGGGACCGACCTTAAAATCGGGATTGATTTTTTTGTAAACATGGAGGCCGGTATCGCCAAAAGTTTTGAGACAGAACTCAAACAAATTCTCGATGATTTGGGTTTGTCTGACCGTATAAAAATTGAATAA